In Silene latifolia isolate original U9 population chromosome 3, ASM4854445v1, whole genome shotgun sequence, a single window of DNA contains:
- the LOC141649741 gene encoding uncharacterized protein LOC141649741, with translation MPDSANSATGDEYSNPYDDPLFLSNLDFPSMSLVNTPFTGKNFLNWSREVLMGVGAKNKQGFLDGTTVMPSLTSSRTNILSMDPLLSINKAYSLVQQIESQKSFSKLVNAQMDSSAMAVNRNKDGAWNDGASGSQPKKGKCLCDSFNKSGHTRATCFILHPEQREQYNAHFSNASANNVNKEDNPLAAGCDSHTVYGINSTSDDFSKVEVDPKIFAAIYQQMLQYKQQGHVASDYAAVNFAGTSIVTNDFASMFHSSHNIWIIDSGPTDHMSSALELFTNKKMLCKPIRASLPDGTRKVVNITGDVHINKHLVLYDVFYLSDFKHNLLSVGKLLSTNDHSISFDVDSCAIQDRQHKVNVAVGIREGGLYKLKSQKDHSTWQHSSLQVNQTIKDFLIQVQTQFGLNVKIVRSDNGTEIVQRACDRLFLDKGIIHQKSAPGCPQRNGRVERKHRHLVETARALLLYVNLPKRFWRECLLAATHIINKLPSLVLSWQIPTELLLKKATTYDELRVIGCMCFALSPGHSRDKFDPKARKCIMLGYPFQQKAYKLYDIESQKIIISRDVIFHESIMPYKVAASPPQQILPQNSHLPCAEEDSNPIISQVQTINSSPVHSSPNHITSNQSFSVEHFSTPHLNDIPAANNDVPPRTSTRNVQIPARLKDFVCPILPHKTVTPDSVTADSSTSFSAHQVFLSSSKTPLIPEPTSYSQG, from the exons ATGCCTGATTCAGCGAATTCCGCGACGGGCGACGAATACAGCAATCCTTACGATGATCCATTGTTTCTCTCAAATTTGGATTTTCCTTCGATGTCGCTCGTTAATACACCTTTTACTGGTAAGAACTTCCTCAATTGGAGTAGAGAAGTACTCATGGGAGTTGGAGCAAAGAATAAGCAAGGATTCCTAGACGGAACCACAGTTATGCCTTCACTCACTTCTTCGAG GACAAACATCTTGTCCATGGATCCATTGCTAAGCATCAACAAAGCATATTCACTGGTACAACAAATAGAAAGTCAGAAATCTTTTTCCAAACTTGTCAATGCACAGATGGATTCTAGTGCTATGGCTGTGAATCGTAACAA GGATGGTGCATGGAATGATGGTGCCAGTGGAAGTCAGCCTAAGAAAGGCAAATGTTTGTGTGATAGCTTCAACAAGTCTGGGCACACAAGGGCTACATGCTTTATTCTTCATCCTGAGCAGCGAGAGCAGTATAATGCTCATTTTTCTAATGCTTCTGCAAACAATGTGAATAAAGAAGACAATCCTCTTGCTGCAGGTTGTGATTCTCATACTGTCTATGGCATTAATTCTACTTCTGATGATTTTTCTAAAGTTGAGGTGGATCCTAAGATATTTGCAGCCATCTATCAACAAATGCTTCAGTATAAACAGCAAGGACATGTGGCGTCAGATTATGCTGCAGTAAACTTTGCAGGTACTTCAATTGTCACCAATGATTTTGCTTCTATGTTTCATTCTTCTCATAATATCTGGATAATAGACTCTGGTCCGACTGATCATATGAGTTCTGCTTTAGAATTGTTCACAAACAAGAAAATGCTTTGTAAACCTATTAGAGCGAGTCTACCTGATGGTACACGCAAAGTAGTGAATATCACAGGAGATGTGCACATCAACAAACATCTCGTTCTGTATGATGTGTTTTATTTATCAGATTTTAAACATAATCTGTTATCTGTTGGGAAGCTATTATCCACAAATGATCATTCCATTAGTTTTGACGTGGATAGCTGTGCAATACAGGACCGTCAACATAAGGTCAATGTTGCTGTTGGAATAAGAGAAGGTGGCTTATACAAGTTGAAGTCACAAAAGGACCATAGTACCTGGCAACATAGTAGTTTGCAA GTTAACCAAACCATTAAGGATTTTCTTATTCAAGTACAGACACAATTTGGTCTTAATGTCAAGATAGTCAGAAGTGACAATGGGACTGAAATTGTTCAAAGGGCATGTGATAGATTGTTTTTGGATAAAGGTATTATTCACCAAAAGAGTGCTCCTGGTTGTCCTCAACGGAATGGGAGAGTGGAGAGGAAACATAGACACTTAGTGGAGACTGCTAGGGCTTTATTGTTATATGTTAATTTGCCTAAAAGGTTTTGGAGAGAATGCTTACTTGCTGCAACCCATATTATTAATAAGCTGCCCAGTTTAGTCTTATCTTGGCAAATTCCAACTGAATTGCTTCTTAAGAAAGCCACTACTTATGATGAATTGAGGGTAATAGGTTGCATGTGCTTTGCCTTATCTCCTGGCCATTCCCGAGATAAGTTTGATCCAAAGGCAAGGAAATGCATCATGTTGGGGTATCCTTTTCAACAAAAGGCTTATAAACTGTATGATATAGAAAGTCAGAAGATTATTATCAGCCGAGATGTAATATTTCACGAGTCCATCATGCCTTATAAGGTTGCTGCTTCTCCACCACAACAAATATTGCCTCAGAATTCACACCTTCCTTGTGCTGAAGAGGATTCTAATCCTATCATTTCACAAGTCCAGACTATCAATTCCTCACCTGTTCATTCTTCACCTAATCATATTACTTCAAATCAATCTTTTTCAGTTGAGCATTTTTCAACACCTCATTTAAATGACATTCCAGCTGCAAATAATGATGTTCCTCCCAGAACTTCCACAAGGAATGTACAAATTCCTGCCAGACTCAAGGATTTTGTATGTCCTATATTGCCTCATAAGACTGTCACTCCAGATTCAGTTACTGCAGACTCTTCAACATCTTTTTCTGCACATCAAGTATTTCTTTCTTCTTCCAAGACACCACTCATTCCCgaaccaacttcttactcccaaGGCTAA
- the LOC141649742 gene encoding uncharacterized protein LOC141649742: protein MSESNSDSDSSNDNIVDQNRLFDYQWEAEADERSEAIQNLIAQRMNEYVNRRIRQPNPPPRRRRRNIERNREEVHKQLYNDYFMDPVYPEELFRRRFRMHKHLFMRIVNALSANDRFFQQRVGGNGRPSFLPLQRCTTALRVLAYGTSTDSVDEYLRMRDTPIRDSLKLFVEGVISCFGNEYLRRPNPQDLGRLLHMGQARGFPGMLGSIECMHWELKSCPTPWAGQYAGRISKPTVILEAVALYDLWIWHAFFSTPGSLNDINVLERSPLFNDVLEESAPPINFSVNGTDYNMGYYLERAFGVLQARFAFIKRPCLLWDRANMGKVLMACIIMHNMIVEDERETYLNYENIIAEFKEDNLTSAIDDPYEYHRLRRSPQERFIEIHGEIRDRAAHNALKNDLIEHIWQNFRNSN from the coding sequence ATGTCTGAGTCAAATTCCGATTCTGATTCATCAAACGATAATATTGTCGATCAAAATAGGCTTTTCGATTACCAATGGGAAGCCGAAGCCGATGAAAGATCTGAGGCTATACAAAACCTTATAGCTCAACGTATGAATGAATACGTTAATAGAAGAATTCGTCAACCAAATCCTCCTCCTAGACGTCGTAGGAGAAACATTGAGAGGAATCGTGAAGAAGTTCATAAGCAATTGTACAATGACTACTTTATGGATCCGGTTTATCCCGAAGAGCTATTTCGCCGCAGATTTCGCATGCACAAGCATTTATTCATGCGCATAGTTAATGCTCTATCCGCCAATGATCGCTTTTTCCAACAAAGAGTCGGCGGTAATGGGAGACCTAGTTTCTTACCATTACAGAGATGCACGACTGCTTTAAGAGTTCTAGCATATGGTACTTCTACCGATTCAGTAGATGAATATTTGCGTATGAGAGATACACCCATCAGGGACTCTCTTAAATTGTTCGTCGAAGGTGTAATCAGCTGCTTTGGGAACGAGTATCTACGCAGACCCAACCCTCAAGATTTAGGAAGGTTACTTCATATGGGGCAAGCTCGTGGATTTCCTGGTATGTTGGGTAGCATTGAATGCATGCATTGGGAGTTGAAAAGTTGTCCCACACCATGGGCAGGACAATATGCCGGGAGAATTTCAAAGCCAACGGTCATTTTGGAAGCGGTCGCTTTGTACGATTTATGGATATGGCATGCCTTCTTCAGCACACCAGGTTCGCTTAATGATATTAATGTTCTTGAACGTTCTCCACTCTTTAATGACGTTTTAGAAGAATCTGCCCCACCAATTAATTTTTCGGTTAATGGTACGGACTATAATATGGGATATTATCTTGAACGTGCTTTTGGCGTCCTACAAGCTCGATTTGCGTTCATCAAACGCCCTTGTCTTCTTTGGGATCGAGCTAATATGGGGAAGGTTCTTATGGCTTGTATTATTATGCATAATATGATAGTTGAAGATGAAAGAGAAACCTATCTTAACTATGAAAATATAATCGCAGAGTTCAAAGAAGATAATCTGACTTCAGCTATTGATGATCCATATGAATATCATCGTCTTAGAAGATCGCCTCAAGAGCGATTCATAGAAATTCATGGTGAGATTCGTGATCGTGCCGCTCATAACGCTCTGAAAAATGATCTCATTGAGCATATTTGGCAAAACTTCCGTAACTCGAattag
- the LOC141649743 gene encoding uncharacterized protein LOC141649743: MSNTSIRDSLKFFVEGVISCFGNEYLRGPNPQDLGRLLHMGQARGFPGMLGIIDCMHWSGKIVPQHGRDNMPGEVQRQLSFWKRRIRPPVNFSVNGTDYNKGYYLADGIYPGWATFVKTINVPQIQKHRLFAARQESCRKDVERAFGVLQARFAFIKRPCLFWDRANTGKVLMACIIMHNMIVEDEKETYLNYENIIAEFKEDNPTSASDDPYEYHRLRRSPQERFIEIHGEIRERATNNALKNDLIEHIWQNFRNSN; encoded by the exons ATGAGCAATACATCCATCAGGGACTCTCTTAAATTCTTCGTCGAAGGTGTAATCAGCTGCTTTGGGAACGAGTATCTACGCGGACCCAACCCTCAAGATTTAGGAAGGTTACTTCATATGGGGCAAGCTCGTGGATTTCCTGGTATGTTGGGTATCATTGACTGCATGCATTGGAGTGGAAAAATTGTCCCACAGCATGGGCGGGACAATATGCCGGGAGAAGTTCAACGCCAACTGTCATTTTGGAAGCG AAGAATCCGCCCACCTGTTAATTTTTCGGTTAATGGTACGGACTATAATAAGGGATATTATCTTGCTGATGGTATATATCCTGGTTGGGCAACATTTGTTAAAACAATTAATGTGCCACAAATTCAAAAGCATAGGTTATTTGCAGCTCGGCAAGAGAGTTGTCGAAAAGATGTGGAACGGGCTTTTGGCGTCCTACAAGCTCGATTTGCGTTCATCAAACGCCCTTGTCTTTTTTGGGATCGAGCTAATACGGGGAAGGTTCTTATGGCTTGTATTATTATGCATAATATGATAGTTGAAGATGAAAAAGAAACCTATCTTAACTATGAAAACATAATCGCAGAGTTCAAAGAAGATAATCCGACTTCAGCTAGTGATGATCCATATGAATATCATCGTCTTAGAAGATCGCCTCAAGAACGATTCATAGAAATTCATGGTGAGATTCGTGAGCGTGCCACTAATAACGCTCTGAAAAATGATCTCATTGAGCATATTTGGCAAAATTTCCGTAACTCGAattag